AGCTCGTATTTGTGGTGCACAATTTCGTGGAATGTAGGTAGCGGTTATGACCGATtcgatagaaaagaaggaatagtGTGTATTTTTCGCTGGGGATTTCCTGGAATAAATCGTCGCATCTTCCTTCGCTTCTTTATGAGAGATATCCAATCAATCAGAATAGAGGTTAAAGAGGGTCTTTATACTCGTCGTGTCCTTTATATGGAAATCAGAGGCCAAGGAGCCATTCCCTTGACTCGtactgatgagaattttactccaCGAGAAATTGAACAAAAAGCTGCCGAATTGGCCTATTTCTTGCGCGTACCAATTGAAGTATTTTGAAACGAACTGAAGtgaagaataaaatgaagaataaatattttctcaagaTGGGGGAAGGAACTTGCTAATTCCTCTTTTAATACAACTGAAGTTTCTTCATTCTTTTATACTAGAAAAAGGTCTAATCTAACTAACGAATCTAATCTAATAAGTATAGATATAAATTCATCAAACCTATCCGAACATGTATTTCGTAATACAGAATTCATCTTTTTAGGCCCAAGATTTGGAATTGATACCCTTTTCTGGTTAGACGGTGAAACATTTCGAAAGAATTAATTGATCCAGGGGGAGTTTTTTCGTCTCGAAACTCGATTCGTTACTTCAAGTGGGTTTTCGAGTATTCATCGAAAGgaacaaatgaaaataaaattggttcaaatttgcccaattgagatatctggaataatatttatttctttttttctcattttcatccgaaaagaactcttattctatgtctatattccttctaaatcaaaaaaaaaataaaattattacacaATAATAGGAAAGGAATAGACCCATAGGTCAATACCTTGTTATACAACTCGTGCTTCAAAGAAATATCAGATCAGATAGAGTCAACGAATGAAGCAGGTTCATTAACAATTcaattcacagaaaaaaaaaaatgaaaaaaaagaaagcatcgGCCTCCCTCCCATATCTCGCATCTATAGTATTTTTGCCCTGgtgggtctctttctcatttaataaatgtctggaaccttgggttactaattggtggaataccaggcaatccgaaaattttttgaatcatattcaagagaaaaacgtTCTGGAAAGATTCATAGAATTAGAAGAACTATTCCTATTGGACGAAATGATAAAGGAGTACCCGGAAACGCATATACAAAAACTTCATATAGAAATACACAAGGAAACAATACAATTAGTCAAAGCACACAATGAATATGATCTCCATATCATTTTGCATTTCTCGACAAATATAATCTGTTTCGCTATTCTAAGTGGTTATTTTATTCTGAGTAATGAAGAACTCGTCATTCTTAATTCTTGGGTTCAGGAATTCCTCTATAACTTAAGTGACACAATAAAagctttttctattcttttagttACTGATTTATGGATCGGATTTCACTCGACCCATGGTTGGGAACTAATGATTGGTTCGGTCTACAACGATTTTGGATTGGATCATAACGATCAAATTATATCTGGTCTTGTTTCCACTTTTCCAGTTATTCTAGATACAATTGTGAAATATTGGATCTTCCTTTTTTTAAATCGTGTATCTCCTTCGCTTGTAGTAATTTATCATTCAATGAATGAATAAAGAACTCATTTGATCTTATTATATCAATCAAATCAGAATCTTTCTTCGTGTATAAAGAAAGTATTTTCAATTTGACTTAATTCTTTATACTTTTATCTGTTCAAGGTATTCGTCCTATATTCCAGTACAATTATTCCAGTACAATGACAGACTCGTGTATAGGGAACTATACTAGCTACCTATCTAATTTATTGTAGAAATTCGGGGATCAATGATTGGACatgcaaaataaaaatactttttcttgggtAAAGGAAGAGATGACTCGATCCATTTCTGTATCGATCATGATATATGTAATAACTCGGGCATCTATTTCAAATGCATATCCCATTTTTGCGCAGCAGGGTTATGAAAACCCGCGAGAAGCAACGGGACGAATTGTATGTGCCAATTGCCATTTAGCTAATAAACCCGTGGATATTGAAGTTCCGCAAGCTGTGCTTCCTGATACTGTATTTGAAGCAGTTGTTCGAATCCCTTATGATAAGCAACTGAAACAAGTTCTTGCTAATGGTAAAAAGGGGACTTTGAATGTGGGGGCTGTTCTCATTTTACCCGACGGATTCGAATTAGCCCCCCTTGATCGTATTTCTCCTGAGTTGAAAGAAAAGATAGGAAATCTGTCTTTTCAGAGTTATCGTCCcaacaaaagaaatattattgtgATAGGTCCTGTTCCCGGTCAGAAATATAGTGAAATCGTCTTTCCCATTCTTTCCCCCGACCCTGCTACGAAGAAAGACGTTCACTTCTTAAAATATCCCATATACGTAGGTGGGAACAGAGGAAGGGGTCAGATTTATCCTGATGGTAGCAAAAGTAACAATACAGTCTATAATGCTACATCAGCAGGTATAGTAAGCAGAATAGTACGTAAAGAAAAAGGGGGATATGAAATAACCATAGTTGATGCATCGGATGGACATCAAGTGGTTGATATTATACCTCCAGGACCAGAACTTCTTGTTTCAGAGGGTGAATCCATCAAGCTTGATCAACCATTAACAAGCAATCCCAATGTGGGAGGCTTTGGTCAGGGAGATGCAGAAATAGTGCTTCAAGACCCATTACGGGTCCAaggtcttttgttcttcttggcatctgttattttggcacaagtttttttggttcttaaaaagaaacagtttgaaaaggttcaattgtacgaaatgaatttctaggtgcagagattccttaacatcaagttggtaaaaagcgccgaattttttttgatccatacaattatgtatgatcaaaaaatctgtaaacctttttggttgctttgtttatacttttttttcgttTTGCGGGATGTCTGGAATTCATTACTTGTATCCTATTCTTAGTAATAGACAATAGACatacaaagaaagagaatacagagcaaggatgggaaaaatgaaagaaagaaatcctTTTAGGAGGGATTACTAGTCTTACGAGTCTTCTATTCGACACAAGAAAAGGGCGGAAAATCCTTTTTCTTGTGTCGTCTTATAtcgaaataataatgattttttctcctgttcgtCAAAGATTACCATTCCTTCTTTTCCGGGTCCACCAGAACTCTTTTGGTTAGATTCATAGGAAGTTGTGgacaaacaaaaagagagaaaggattagGGGAATAATTGATTGAGCAAATAGAACTTCTTCAATTAACTTAAACTTTTAACTTAGAGAAATTATTCAAGAGAAATTATTCAAACAAATTATATTATAGAGTTTTATAGAGTAAGTTCTATAGAGTAAGTTCTATTAGTAGTTTAGTATAGAAATTATTTGCAGGATGTCTCATGCGTAGAAATCtatataatattgtattattcagaaaatccattgattactcttttcttgtttcttcataagAGTTAATATTATGGAGGAAAGGAAGAACAGAGACTATGAATCAATCAATAGATTCAATTCTTCAAAAACATtattaagaaacaaaagaatagagtGGTTTGAAACATCAGAGCAAAGGATCCGTTTTGTCATTTCATTTCTacgaatataatattttgattatgttgaCTGGCCAATTTGTATGTTATGGAATAGATCATAATCTTCCTATAAGAGTAAGAAAAGAACTCAACGGGACCTTATCGCTCTAATTAGACAAAGGAGGGTAAGGTCCCGTTGAGTTCTTTTCTTACTCTTTCATGTCTACAATCCGGTTTATCCGATTACTAGAGAGATGAACCCAACCCAGAATATGAACCGTAAAAGAAAACACCTATTAAACCGATCACAGGAATACCAGTTACAGTACCAACCAGCCAAAGAGGAATCCTTCCAGTAGTATCGGCCATTTCCCCTACTTTCCTCCACATTTTCTCAAATGGTCGTGCTAGAGACAAAAACAGTCATGGATAATTATGAGGATGGTATCTTTCCGAATGGGATAAGAGAATTCCTactattctctttctttctttcaattgAAGAAATAATTGGAAAATAAAACAGCAAGTACAAAAATGAGTAATAAACCCCAGTATAGACTGGTACGATTCAattcaacattttgttcattCGGGTTTGATTGTGTCATAGCTCTATAATTCAAATTAGGTTTATCGTTGGATGAACTGCATTGCTGATATTGACCCCAAAAAAGAAACGGTAGGTACAGCTAGTCCGTGAACAGCCAACCATCGCACTGTAAAAATTGGATAGGTTCGATCTATGGTCATTGGGGGCCTCCTAAAAGGATTTACTAAATTCATCAAGTTGTTCCAAAGAATCAAAACGGCCGGTTATCAATGGAATACCTTGTCGGCTCTCTGTGAAATACTCGTTTGGCCGAGGACTTCCAAACACGTCGTAAGCTAAACCCGTACTGACGAATAACCAACCCGCAATGAATAGGGAAGGTATAGTAATGCTATGAATGACCCAGTATCGAATACTGGTAATAATATCAGCAAAAGAACGTTCTCCCGTGCTTCCAGACATTCTGAGCTCCACAAATTTTTGTACATTCAAAAAAGGGAATCGATTCCTTGAAAGATGGGATCAGTAAATGGAAAACTACTGATATTGCATCTTTGTGAGATCGTCAATTTTGTACCAAAGGTTTATTTCAAGTATACCGAATCAGTATAGCTATCCTTCCTCTGGCACAGCAACGCAGTCTCGATCGGTACCGAAATGCTAcataattcttttcttctttttttgttccttgtCTATGCATAACTCTATGTTATTCAATAGATCAATAGAAAATTACTCAAATTCCTTATAAGATTTCCATTATTGGATTCATAATAGAAAGTAAAGATCTTGGAAAAGCGTGAATCGATGGTTTCTAATAATTTATGAAGCATATTATAATATTCACACAATTCAATTATATGTATGCGAAATCTATAATAAACCCATTTTTTGGTTAAAAGTTtttttgttcaaatctttttatttCAAGTAATTGGTTGGTcgtataatacaataaatatactgTAATACAAAATACAATAGTATATACTATATTAGTGAAAGAAACAGAACATGAAAGAAACAGAACCCAGTTGGAACAATCCATATTCGTGATGCAACCGTTATTGTATTAGATCCAAAACAAAGGTTCTTTCTTGACCAAACTAGAAGTATGGAACTCCATGATATGGAAAGACAGAATATAGAATCTAAAAGGATAATGGAAGTTGTTCGTCTTTGAATCGAGTTGGAcctgaaaaaaaagaataaaaatataaaaatgaaaaatagagtAAAGGTTTTATTTTTTTCGATAGATCGTGGGacacctttttcttttcattcgaaATATTATGTTATGGGCAATTAAGCAACCTATTACTGTACTGAGTCCAatgagttaaaataaataaaaggtaaataGTATCAGGCCGTTCGTTCCAAAAAGGATTAGATCCTATTGAAAtagaaaggaaatgattaaaatggaattttcaaatccaattcttttattccaaaattacttaaattacttatattttatttaatattttatttaatatttaagtatAAGTCCATAAGTAATTTAAGTTTTGAATGAAGTTACACGGCACAGTTCTTAATTactattacttttacttatactttatattttacttacttttactattactttattcaactcacaaatactttattcaactcacaaatTCCACAATGAATCTGTTGATTCCGAATCATAGGATCGGTCAATGTCACAGCAGATGAATCGAATTTTTCTACCTATGTCACTCTTAGTTAGTCTTATCTATAATGACTGATGAATCCAGAATTTTCAATTGGAACTAAACTAATTCTGTCAATTGATTTTTTCTTGCCGTCGTATTTTGTAAAAATTGAAACTTAGGTAAGTGTTTTATCAACATATGTAGCAAAAGAACATATCTAATTTAGCTCTTTCATGCTTACTATAACTAGTTATTTCGGTTTTCTACTGGCTGCTTTAACTATAACCTCAGCTCTATTCATTGGTTTGAACAAGATACGACTTATTTGAAATGAATTGaatgaaaaattgataaaaacgaaTATTTCTCTGAGATTCCGGGTATTCTATGGTTCTTTCTCACATCAATTGCCAATTCTTGGTCATTGAGATTCACGGATAATTCAGATTaatatttagggatagatcttACCTTTCTTTTTATCCCCTTAAACAAACCGAAATGATTGAAGTTTTTCTATTTGGAATCGTCTTAGGTCTAATTCCTATTACTTTAGCAGGATTATTCGTAACCGCATATTTACAATATAGACGTGGTGATCAGTTGGACCTTTGATTGagtaatatttctttctttttttgattgaCCTCCTGCAGGAAGGAGGTCAAATTCAAGTTACAATTCAACTTTTtgttttgttaaattattaattattttattgtgattcgacATCAAATAAACCGAATCACGCTCTGTAGGATTTGAACCTACGACATCGGGTTTTGGAGACCCGCGTTCTACCGAACTGAACTAAGAGCGCTTTCTTATCCTTATGACAGGAGATACGACTGTACTGTAAAGAAAAGTAATTTTTCTACCCCCAATACGTCTTGCATACATATAGTATGCAAGACCGGAAGATTATGTCCAATTTTAATCGATCTCAATGAATCCCTCGTTACTGCCCATGGGAGAAGTAATAGGTAGGGATGACAGGATTTGAACCCGTGACATTTTGTACCCAAAACAAACGCGCTACCAAGCTGCGCTACATCccttttcaaaattgttgtacagtttcattgtacaaaatccctgtcttgttttccatatcgtcattttctcctccatctatatacaattttcttgtcatttcttctttttggtttcatataataaaagaattatataCATCTGAAACCTAACGTATAAAAAAGTTAATATTTATCAGTAATGCTCAGGAACAAgggattagattttttttcttttacaaaaaaagaaaaaaatctattgCTTCATTGTACATATCTATTTTAGTTAGGAATCCTGTTTAGTTAGGAATTCCGTGTA
This region of Musa acuminata AAA Group cultivar baxijiao unplaced genomic scaffold, Cavendish_Baxijiao_AAA HiC_scaffold_826, whole genome shotgun sequence genomic DNA includes:
- the LOC135664314 gene encoding cytochrome f → MQNKNTFSWVKEEMTRSISVSIMIYVITRASISNAYPIFAQQGYENPREATGRIVCANCHLANKPVDIEVPQAVLPDTVFEAVVRIPYDKQLKQVLANGKKGTLNVGAVLILPDGFELAPLDRISPELKEKIGNLSFQSYRPNKRNIIVIGPVPGQKYSEIVFPILSPDPATKKDVHFLKYPIYVGGNRGRGQIYPDGSKSNNTVYNATSAGIVSRIVRKEKGGYEITIVDASDGHQVVDIIPPGPELLVSEGESIKLDQPLTSNPNVGGFGQGDAEIVLQDPLRVQGLLFFLASVILAQVFLVLKKKQFEKVQLYEMNF